TCTGCAGCTGGCCGTTGAGGTTGATGATGAACTTGTCGCCCTGCCCCCTGACCGCCACATTGGAGATCAGCTCGTTGAAGCGGGCGGTGTCCAACGTCGCCCGCAGGATGAAAAAGGTCCCGTCCGGCAGGTGGTGTTTGATGGCGATGATGATGTGCGGCACATTGCGAAACCCCAGGAAAACGTCGCTGACGAAAACCCCCCGGCCGACCACCTCCTGAAACCAGCCCTGGTCACGGTAGTTCACCCCCGTCAGCGCGTAGGGACCGGCATAGTAGCGCTGGTCGCCGCCGGAATCGACCACCCCGAGGTCCACAAAGCCGCCGAAGGCGGTTTTCAGGTGCCCGAGTATCTCTGCCAGCCGCCGGGGGTCCTTCAGCGCCGCGATGCCGTTGTCCTCCACGATAAATTGCAGCGCGGCGGCCCGACCGGTGAGAAAAAAGGAGATCGACAGTTTGGTGTTGGACACCAGCCGGGAGGTCTGCAACAGGACATCGGAGACAATGGCTTTCTGGGTGACGTTGTAGT
The genomic region above belongs to Desulfobacteraceae bacterium and contains:
- a CDS encoding two-component sensor histidine kinase codes for the protein MALWAKFKPDFWERPEGQDWPFKHMFDFRRIWKRAVLLIAGVALVPLVIITAVDYNVTQKAIVSDVLLQTSRLVSNTKLSISFFLTGRAAALQFIVEDNGIAALKDPRRLAEILGHLKTAFGGFVDLGVVDSGGDQRYYAGPYALTGVNYRDQGWFQEVVGRGVFVSDVFLGFRNVPHIIIAIKHHLPDGTFFILRATLDTARFNELISNVAVRGQGDKFIINLNGQLQ